One Candidatus Rokuibacteriota bacterium DNA window includes the following coding sequences:
- a CDS encoding ribbon-helix-helix protein, CopG family yields MTISLPAAMIRKVEEVRKAEHRTRSELVREALRNYFFLSDRRFPEVTASPAELRAIRRGRAAYARGDYVTLDQLLHELGPPRRRARQKGA; encoded by the coding sequence ATGACCATCTCGCTCCCGGCGGCGATGATCCGGAAAGTGGAGGAGGTGCGGAAAGCGGAACACCGTACACGCTCTGAACTTGTTCGCGAGGCGCTCCGCAACTACTTTTTCCTCTCGGACCGTCGCTTCCCGGAAGTGACCGCGTCCCCGGCTGAGCTCCGGGCGATCCGCCGCGGTCGAGCGGCGTATGCCCGCGGCGATTACGTCACCCTCGATCAACTCCTGCATGAGCTGGGACCTCCACGTCGCCGGGCCCGCCAGAAGGGAGCTTAA